A genomic stretch from Theobroma cacao cultivar B97-61/B2 chromosome 4, Criollo_cocoa_genome_V2, whole genome shotgun sequence includes:
- the LOC108661555 gene encoding uncharacterized protein LOC108661555: MPPKTRAASRRAGEQDAPIEMADRPRASTQRGRGRRGRVTRPVGLDTPVSRQEEGQSSGDVDRHPARGITIEDLAAGLQGVNRVVEMMATRMEDIQRVVEGRPTVQESPSSQGQADHQHHEEERGHLDISLPDFLKLKPPTFSGSDASEKPQVFLDKMEKICKALGCSSVRSVELAAFQLEDVAQEWYSSLCRGRPTNATPLAWSETSSMTVSEYDIKFTQLARYAPYLISTKEMKIQRFVDGLVEPLFRAVASRDFTTYSAAVDRAQRIEMRTSESKATRDRAKRGKTEGYQGRRDFSSGGSSSSRQGPQRDSRLPQ, translated from the exons atgccgcCTAAGACACGAGCCGCCTCAAGACGGGCaggggagcaagatgctcccATTGAGATGGCAGATAGACCACGGGCATCCACCCAGAGAGGCCGAGGTAGACGTGGCAGGGTCACTAGGCCGGTGGGGTTGGATACGCCTGTGAGTAGGCAAGAAGAGGGACAGTCCTCAGGTGATGTAGATAGACACCCAGCTAGGGGTATTACTATTGAGGATTTGGCGGCAGGCCTACAGGGAGTTAACcgggttgtagagatgatggcgaCCCGCATGGAAGATATACAAAGGGTAGTAGAGGGGAGAcctacagtacaagaatcccCTAGCTCCCAAGGACAGGCCGATCACCAACATCATGAGGAGGAGAGGGGACATCTAGATATTTCTCTTCCTGACTTTCTCAAGCTTAAGCCTCCAACATTTTCAGGGTCTGATGCATCGGAGAAACCCCAGGTTTTCTtggataagatggagaaaatttgtaaagccTTGGGATGTTCTAGTGTTCGGTCAGTTGAGCTAGCCGCCTTCCAATTAGAGGATGTGGCGCAGGAATGGTATAGCTCTTTATGTAGAGGCAGACCGACTAATGCAACACCGTTGGCCTGGAGTGAG ACTTCAAGCATGACGGTGTCTGAGTATGACATCAAGTTCACGCAGCTAGCTCGTTATGCGCCCTATCTCATTTCTACTaaggagatgaagattcagaggtttgtggatgggttAGTGGAGCCATTATTTAGAGCTGTGGCATCCCGAGATTTCACTACCTATTCTGCAGCAGTGGATCGTGCTCAACGCATCGAGATGAGGACCAGTGAGAGTAAGGCTACGAGGGATAGAGCAAAAAGGGGCAAGACAGAGGGTTATCAGGGCCGTAGAGATTTCAGCAGTGGTGGTTCATCTTCTAGCCGTCAAGGTCCACAGAGGGACTCACGGTTACCTCAGTAG